One region of Mucilaginibacter sp. 14171R-50 genomic DNA includes:
- a CDS encoding Bax inhibitor-1/YccA family protein encodes METKTDNFEYVYDNVSYVENPEASRRFIANVFVWMFVALGISSVCTYAFSFIPELSGLLRDTETGQNNIFGTITMFAPLIFVIILARGLNKLSVFATILMFLAFSAIMGISLSYIFYIYSFGTISTAFITAAIVFGVMAIGGYTTQQDLTKFGSILIMLLIGGIVATILNLFIFRSSSFDLLISYILVAVFVGLTAYDVQKLKRIGAGIEYGDSTAKKTAIMGALTLYLDFVNLFLLLLRIFGGNRR; translated from the coding sequence ATGGAAACCAAAACCGATAATTTTGAATACGTTTACGATAACGTAAGTTACGTAGAAAACCCTGAAGCATCCCGCAGGTTCATTGCTAATGTATTTGTTTGGATGTTTGTTGCCCTGGGCATATCGTCTGTATGTACCTATGCCTTTTCTTTTATCCCCGAACTATCGGGCTTGCTACGCGACACTGAAACAGGGCAGAATAATATCTTTGGCACCATCACTATGTTCGCGCCACTGATATTTGTAATTATACTGGCCCGAGGCCTTAACAAACTAAGTGTTTTTGCCACTATTTTAATGTTCCTGGCTTTTTCGGCTATAATGGGTATAAGCCTTAGTTATATTTTTTACATATACTCATTCGGCACAATTTCAACAGCATTTATAACTGCTGCTATTGTTTTTGGCGTAATGGCTATTGGCGGTTACACCACACAACAGGACCTTACCAAATTCGGCTCTATCCTGATCATGTTGCTGATAGGTGGTATTGTTGCTACGATACTAAATCTATTTATTTTCCGCAGCAGCAGTTTTGACCTATTGATAAGCTATATACTTGTAGCCGTATTTGTGGGCTTAACCGCTTATGATGTACAAAAACTGAAACGTATTGGCGCAGGCATTGAGTATGGCGATTCTACAGCTAAAAAGACAGCTATAATGGGTGCGCTAACTTTGTACCTTGATTTTGTTAACCTGTTCCTGTTATTATTGCGCATATTTGGTGGTAACAGAAGATAA
- the murQ gene encoding N-acetylmuramic acid 6-phosphate etherase: MEINTEKDSNYNGLESMPVAELLQNINNEDKTVPLAVEKALPQIEKLVTVVAQRIRNGGRLFYIGAGTSGRLGVVDASECPPTFGVPFDWVVGIIAGGDTAIRKAVEFAEDDREQAWKDLQEFNITGKDVVVGIAASGTTPYVIGGLKMAKEHGVATGCIVCNAGSPVAAAAEYPVEVVTGPEFVTGSTRMKAGTAQKLVLNMLSTSVMIQLGRVKGNKMVDMQLSNNKLVHRGTRMVMAETGLPEEEAAELLKKHGSVRKAVDSLK; this comes from the coding sequence ATGGAAATAAACACCGAAAAAGACTCCAACTACAACGGGCTTGAAAGCATGCCGGTAGCGGAGCTGCTTCAAAACATTAATAACGAAGATAAAACCGTGCCATTAGCGGTTGAAAAAGCGTTACCCCAAATAGAAAAACTGGTAACAGTTGTTGCCCAACGCATACGCAACGGCGGAAGGTTATTTTACATTGGCGCGGGCACCAGCGGCCGCCTGGGCGTTGTTGATGCCTCTGAATGCCCGCCCACATTTGGTGTGCCGTTTGATTGGGTGGTTGGCATTATAGCGGGCGGCGATACGGCCATACGCAAGGCTGTTGAATTTGCCGAAGATGACCGTGAACAGGCCTGGAAAGATCTGCAGGAATTTAATATCACCGGCAAGGATGTAGTAGTGGGCATTGCGGCATCGGGCACTACGCCCTATGTTATTGGCGGGTTAAAAATGGCTAAAGAGCATGGCGTTGCCACAGGCTGCATAGTTTGTAATGCAGGCAGCCCCGTAGCTGCTGCGGCCGAATACCCCGTTGAAGTGGTTACCGGGCCCGAATTTGTTACCGGCAGCACCCGCATGAAGGCAGGCACCGCCCAAAAACTGGTATTAAATATGCTCAGCACAAGTGTAATGATACAATTGGGCCGCGTAAAGGGTAATAAAATGGTGGATATGCAGTTATCCAATAATAAATTGGTACACCGCGGCACCCGTATGGTAATGGCCGAAACGGGCTTGCCTGAAGAAGAAGCCGCTGAACTATTAAAGAAACATGGCAGTGTGCGCAAGGCGGTGGATAGTTTAAAATAG